One Methylomagnum ishizawai DNA segment encodes these proteins:
- a CDS encoding recombinase family protein, with the protein MKIGYARVSTDDQNPDLQLTALKAAGCERVFTDKATGASAKRPPVDPVALRRWQRATR; encoded by the coding sequence ATGAAAATCGGCTATGCGCGGGTGTCCACCGACGACCAGAACCCGGACTTGCAGCTTACCGCCCTCAAGGCGGCAGGATGCGAGCGGGTGTTCACCGATAAGGCGACGGGGGCGAGCGCCAAGCGCCCCCCAGTTGACCCGGTTGCCTTGCGGCGCTGGCAGCGGGCGACACGCTGA